A stretch of Pseudomonas taetrolens DNA encodes these proteins:
- a CDS encoding sugar ABC transporter ATP-binding protein: protein MLASATVSSTPTVAPTPTAVNEEAPYLLEVINVSKGFPGVVALDDVQLRVRPGSVLALMGENGAGKSTLMKIIAGIYQPDAGELRLRGKPVTFAGPLAALQAGIAMIHQELNLMPHMNIAENIWIGREQLNGLHMIDHREMFRCTAQLLERLRINLDPQELVGNLSIAERQMVEIAKAVSYDSDILIMDEPTSAITDKEVAHLFSIIADLKSQGKGIIYITHKMNEVFSIADEVAVFRDGAYIGLQRADSMNGDSLISMMVGRELTQLFPVRESPLGELLLSVRDLSLDGIFEGVSFDLHAGEILGIAGLMGSGRTNIAEAIFGITPSTGGEIHLDGQAVRIGSPNQAIEKGFALLTEDRKLTGLFPCLSVLENMEMAILPHYAGNGFIQQKALRALCEDMCKKLRVKTPSLEQCIDTLSGGNQQKALLARWLMTNPRVLILDEPTRGIDVGAKVEIYRLISFLASEGMAVIMISSELPEVLGMSDRVMVMHEGEQMGTLDRSEATQERVMQLASGITAIH from the coding sequence ATGCTCGCGTCAGCGACGGTTTCAAGCACCCCGACTGTGGCGCCCACCCCCACGGCGGTCAATGAAGAGGCGCCTTACCTGCTGGAGGTGATCAACGTCAGCAAAGGCTTCCCCGGCGTGGTGGCGCTCGATGATGTGCAACTACGGGTGCGCCCGGGTTCGGTGCTGGCCCTGATGGGCGAGAATGGCGCAGGCAAGTCGACCCTGATGAAAATCATCGCCGGCATTTACCAGCCCGATGCCGGTGAGCTGCGGCTGCGGGGCAAACCGGTGACGTTTGCCGGGCCGCTGGCGGCGCTGCAGGCCGGGATTGCCATGATCCATCAGGAACTCAACCTGATGCCGCACATGAATATCGCCGAAAATATCTGGATCGGTCGTGAGCAACTCAACGGCCTGCACATGATCGACCACCGGGAAATGTTCCGTTGTACAGCGCAGTTGCTGGAACGCTTGCGGATCAACCTTGATCCCCAGGAACTGGTGGGCAACCTGAGCATTGCAGAGCGCCAGATGGTCGAAATTGCCAAGGCCGTGTCGTATGACTCGGACATCCTGATCATGGATGAACCGACCTCGGCGATTACCGACAAGGAAGTCGCCCACCTGTTTTCGATCATTGCCGACCTCAAGTCCCAAGGCAAAGGCATCATCTATATCACTCACAAAATGAACGAAGTCTTCAGCATCGCCGATGAAGTGGCGGTGTTCCGTGACGGTGCCTACATCGGCCTGCAACGGGCAGACAGCATGAACGGCGACAGCCTGATTTCGATGATGGTCGGGCGTGAGCTCACCCAGCTGTTTCCGGTGCGCGAGAGCCCGCTGGGTGAGTTGCTGTTGTCGGTGCGGGATTTGAGCCTGGACGGGATTTTTGAAGGAGTTTCGTTCGACCTGCACGCTGGCGAGATCCTCGGGATTGCCGGGTTGATGGGCTCCGGGCGGACCAATATCGCGGAAGCCATTTTCGGCATCACCCCCAGCACGGGCGGCGAGATTCATCTCGACGGCCAGGCGGTGCGCATCGGCAGCCCCAACCAGGCAATTGAGAAGGGCTTTGCACTGCTCACCGAAGACCGCAAGTTGACCGGGCTGTTCCCCTGCCTGTCAGTGCTGGAAAACATGGAAATGGCGATTCTGCCGCATTACGCCGGTAACGGTTTTATCCAGCAAAAAGCCTTGCGCGCCTTGTGTGAAGACATGTGCAAGAAGTTGCGGGTCAAAACCCCTTCGCTTGAGCAATGCATCGACACCTTGTCGGGCGGCAATCAGCAAAAGGCGTTGCTGGCGCGCTGGTTGATGACCAACCCGCGCGTGCTGATCCTGGACGAGCCGACCCGGGGCATCGATGTCGGCGCCAAGGTCGAGATTTATCGCCTGATTTCCTTCCTCGCCAGCGAAGGCATGGCCGTGATCATGATTTCTTCGGAACTGCCTGAAGTTCTGGGCATGAGCGATAGGGTCATGGTCATGCATGAAGGTGAGCAGATGGGCACGCTGGACCGCAGCGAGGCGACTCAAGAGCGCGTCATGCAACTGGCGTCCGGTATCACGGCGATTCATTAA
- a CDS encoding Gfo/Idh/MocA family protein: MRIGLVGFGHGGRFFHAPLIASLPGVTFAGVVTRSPERRQLLAAGYPGVNAFDNLGQLVEAGVDLLVISTTLQGRPELVMQAIEHGVAVVSDKPFAADTAQAQRLVDAARRQGVLLSVYQNRRWDSDFLTVRKLLESGALGHVTRFESFIERFSPASVGDASGGGWLRDLGSHLVDQALQLFGPVQSVYAERACSPEHPEIDHGFFMALTHASGVISHVGGSCLQNTPRPRFRVSGTLGSYSVEGFDGQEAAVLAGLSPKTEGERWGAEEHRRWGWFEQGEERERVPTEHGCWQQFYLQMIAAAQGRGALPVDPQDVLQTLRVLDAARLSDETGQVVRLAGQT; this comes from the coding sequence ATGCGTATTGGACTCGTTGGTTTCGGCCATGGTGGCCGTTTTTTTCATGCTCCCCTGATCGCCAGTTTGCCGGGCGTGACCTTCGCCGGGGTGGTGACCCGTTCACCCGAGCGGCGTCAGTTGCTGGCAGCCGGGTACCCCGGCGTAAACGCCTTTGACAACCTCGGTCAACTGGTTGAGGCGGGGGTGGATCTGCTGGTGATCTCCACCACGCTCCAAGGCCGTCCGGAACTCGTCATGCAGGCCATCGAACACGGGGTGGCGGTCGTCAGCGACAAACCCTTCGCGGCCGATACGGCCCAGGCACAGCGTCTGGTGGACGCTGCCCGGCGCCAGGGGGTGCTGCTCAGCGTGTACCAGAACCGACGCTGGGACTCGGATTTCCTCACCGTGCGCAAACTGCTAGAGAGCGGGGCGCTGGGGCACGTCACACGCTTTGAGTCATTTATCGAACGTTTTTCGCCAGCCTCGGTGGGGGATGCCAGCGGCGGTGGCTGGCTCAGGGATCTGGGCAGTCATCTGGTGGACCAGGCGCTGCAATTATTTGGCCCGGTGCAATCGGTTTATGCCGAGCGGGCCTGCTCCCCTGAACACCCGGAGATCGACCACGGGTTCTTTATGGCCTTGACCCATGCCAGTGGGGTGATTTCCCATGTGGGCGGCAGTTGCCTGCAAAACACTCCGCGGCCACGGTTCAGAGTCAGCGGGACGTTGGGCAGCTACAGCGTTGAAGGCTTTGACGGTCAGGAAGCGGCGGTGCTCGCGGGGTTGTCCCCGAAAACCGAAGGTGAGCGCTGGGGGGCCGAAGAGCATCGACGCTGGGGCTGGTTCGAGCAGGGCGAGGAGCGTGAGCGCGTACCCACCGAGCATGGCTGTTGGCAGCAGTTTTACCTGCAAATGATCGCCGCCGCGCAAGGCCGGGGCGCGTTGCCGGTCGACCCTCAGGACGTCCTGCAAACCTTGCGTGTGCTGGACGCGGCGCGGTTGAGTGACGAGACCGGGCAGGTGGTCAGGCTGGCTGGCCAGACCTAA
- a CDS encoding sugar ABC transporter substrate-binding protein — translation MKHRLRFTSLALSMLLASGSALADIKIGVSMSQFDDTYLTYLRESMNEKAKSYPESVQLQFEDARADVVKQLSQVESFIGQKVDAIVVNPVDTAATRRITKAAVKAGIPLVYVNRRPDDATLPQGVATVASDDLEAGRMQMQYLADKLGGKGDIVILLGDLANNSTTNRTKGVKEVLAKYPDIKVDQEQTGIWLRDKAMTLTNDWITQGRKFDAVVSNNDEMAIGAAMALKQAGVAKGTVLIAGVDGTPDGVRAVEKGELAISVFQDAKGQAYGAVDTAMKMIKKEPVDQAVWVPFQLITLNNAKDFK, via the coding sequence ATGAAACACCGCCTGCGCTTTACTTCCCTTGCCCTCTCGATGCTGCTGGCCAGCGGCTCGGCCCTCGCCGACATTAAAATCGGCGTCAGCATGTCTCAGTTCGATGACACCTATCTGACTTACCTGCGTGAGTCGATGAACGAAAAAGCCAAATCCTATCCCGAAAGCGTCCAGCTGCAGTTTGAAGACGCCCGTGCTGACGTGGTCAAGCAACTGAGCCAGGTAGAAAGCTTTATCGGGCAAAAAGTCGACGCGATTGTGGTCAATCCTGTGGACACTGCCGCCACCCGGCGTATTACCAAGGCGGCGGTCAAGGCCGGCATCCCATTGGTCTATGTCAATCGCCGTCCTGATGACGCGACCTTGCCTCAAGGCGTCGCCACCGTGGCCTCCGACGATCTGGAGGCCGGCAGAATGCAGATGCAGTACCTGGCCGACAAATTGGGCGGCAAGGGTGACATCGTGATTTTGCTGGGCGACCTGGCCAACAATTCCACCACCAACCGCACCAAGGGTGTGAAAGAGGTCCTGGCCAAGTACCCGGACATCAAGGTTGACCAGGAACAGACCGGGATCTGGCTGCGGGACAAGGCCATGACCTTGACCAACGACTGGATCACTCAGGGCCGCAAGTTCGATGCAGTGGTCTCCAATAACGACGAGATGGCCATTGGTGCTGCGATGGCCTTGAAACAGGCGGGTGTCGCCAAGGGCACGGTACTGATTGCCGGTGTTGACGGTACGCCGGACGGCGTGCGTGCAGTGGAGAAGGGTGAGCTGGCAATCTCGGTGTTCCAGGACGCCAAGGGCCAAGCTTATGGCGCAGTCGATACGGCCATGAAAATGATCAAGAAAGAGCCGGTTGATCAGGCGGTCTGGGTGCCTTTCCAACTGATCACCCTGAACAACGCCAAAGACTTCAAGTAG
- a CDS encoding ABC transporter permease yields MNAITENKPTAAEPKSRNRRRFPTELSIFLVLIGIGLVFEVFGWIVRDQSFLMNSQRLVLMILQVSVIGLLAIGVTQVIITTGIDLSSGSVLALSAMIAASLAQTSDFTRAVFPSLTDLPVWIPVIAGLGVGLLAGAINGSIIAITGIPPFIATLGMMVSARGLARYYTEGQPVSMLSESYTAIGNGAMPVIIFLVVALIFHIALRYTKYGKYTYAIGGNMQAARTSGINVKRHLIIVYSIAGLLAGLAGVVASARAATGQAGMGMSYELDAIAAAVIGGTSLAGGVGRITGTVIGALILGVMASGFTFVGVDAYIQDIIKGLIIVVAVVIDQYRNKRKLKR; encoded by the coding sequence ATGAATGCGATAACCGAAAACAAGCCGACCGCGGCTGAACCGAAATCCCGGAACCGCCGTCGGTTTCCGACCGAGCTGAGCATCTTTCTGGTCCTGATAGGCATTGGTCTGGTATTTGAAGTGTTTGGCTGGATCGTACGAGACCAGAGCTTCCTGATGAATTCCCAGCGCCTGGTGCTGATGATTTTGCAGGTGTCGGTCATCGGGCTGCTGGCGATTGGTGTCACTCAGGTCATCATTACCACCGGCATCGACCTCTCGTCGGGCTCGGTTTTGGCCCTCTCGGCGATGATCGCCGCCAGCCTGGCACAAACCTCGGACTTCACCCGGGCGGTTTTCCCCTCCTTGACTGATTTGCCAGTATGGATACCGGTGATCGCGGGGCTTGGCGTGGGCCTGCTGGCGGGAGCGATTAACGGCAGCATCATCGCCATCACCGGTATACCTCCGTTCATTGCAACGCTGGGCATGATGGTGTCGGCCCGAGGCCTGGCGCGTTACTACACCGAGGGCCAGCCGGTGAGCATGCTCTCGGAGTCGTATACGGCCATTGGCAACGGCGCGATGCCGGTCATCATTTTTCTGGTGGTGGCGCTGATTTTCCACATCGCACTGCGCTACACCAAATATGGCAAGTACACCTACGCCATCGGTGGCAACATGCAAGCGGCGCGCACCTCGGGCATCAACGTCAAGCGTCACTTGATCATCGTCTACAGCATCGCCGGCCTGCTGGCGGGCCTGGCCGGTGTCGTGGCCTCGGCACGAGCTGCCACCGGGCAAGCGGGCATGGGCATGTCGTATGAGCTGGACGCCATTGCCGCAGCGGTCATTGGCGGAACCAGCCTGGCGGGCGGAGTAGGGCGCATCACCGGCACTGTGATTGGTGCGCTGATCCTCGGGGTCATGGCCAGCGGCTTCACCTTCGTCGGGGTCGACGCGTATATCCAGGACATCATCAAAGGCTTGATCATTGTCGTCGCGGTCGTCATCGACCAATACCGCAACAAGCGAAAACTCAAGCGCTGA
- a CDS encoding Gfo/Idh/MocA family protein: MSSNTQPLKLGVIGTGAIGRDHIRRCSQTLLNSQVVAVTDINLQQAAQVVSELGLAAEVYPDGQALITAPEVEAVLVTSWGPSHEEFVLAAIQAGKPVFCEKPLAVTAAGCRAIVDAEVAYGKRLVQVGFMRPYDQGYQALKAVIDSGQIGEPLMLHCAHRNPRVGENYKTDMAITDTLIHELDVLRWLLDDDYVSVQVVFPRKTSKALAHLRDPQIVLLETAKGTRIDVEVFVNCQYGYDIQCEVVGETGIAKLPEPSQVQLRSGAKLSNAILMDWKDRFIGAYDVELQAFIDAVRAGQVGGPSAWDGYAAAVAADACIEAQQSGAIVNVALPERPRFYG; encoded by the coding sequence ATGTCGTCAAATACTCAACCTCTCAAACTTGGCGTGATCGGTACCGGCGCTATCGGTCGTGATCATATTCGCCGGTGCAGTCAGACCTTGCTCAATAGCCAGGTGGTGGCGGTCACTGATATCAACTTGCAGCAAGCCGCCCAGGTAGTGTCTGAGCTTGGGCTGGCGGCCGAGGTTTACCCGGACGGTCAGGCACTGATCACTGCGCCTGAAGTCGAGGCGGTGCTGGTGACGTCTTGGGGCCCTAGCCACGAAGAGTTCGTGCTGGCGGCGATCCAGGCGGGCAAGCCGGTGTTCTGTGAAAAACCGCTGGCGGTCACCGCCGCCGGTTGCCGCGCCATCGTCGACGCCGAAGTGGCCTATGGCAAGCGGCTGGTGCAAGTGGGCTTCATGCGTCCCTACGATCAAGGCTACCAGGCACTTAAAGCGGTGATCGACAGCGGCCAGATCGGCGAACCGTTGATGCTGCACTGTGCACACCGTAACCCGCGGGTGGGTGAAAACTACAAAACCGACATGGCGATCACCGACACTCTGATCCATGAGCTGGACGTACTGCGCTGGCTGCTCGACGACGACTATGTTTCGGTGCAAGTGGTGTTTCCGCGTAAAACCAGCAAAGCCCTCGCGCATTTGAGAGATCCGCAAATCGTGCTGCTGGAAACCGCCAAAGGCACACGCATCGATGTGGAAGTGTTCGTCAACTGCCAGTACGGCTATGACATCCAGTGTGAGGTGGTCGGTGAAACCGGCATCGCCAAATTGCCGGAGCCATCGCAGGTGCAACTGCGCAGTGGCGCCAAACTGTCCAATGCCATCTTGATGGACTGGAAAGACCGTTTCATCGGGGCCTACGACGTCGAACTCCAAGCTTTTATTGACGCGGTACGCGCGGGACAGGTTGGCGGTCCTTCGGCCTGGGACGGTTATGCAGCAGCCGTCGCGGCGGATGCCTGTATCGAGGCCCAGCAGAGCGGGGCGATTGTCAACGTGGCGCTGCCCGAGCGGCCGCGTTTTTACGGGTAA
- the iolD gene encoding 3D-(3,5/4)-trihydroxycyclohexane-1,2-dione acylhydrolase (decyclizing), translated as MSTTRLTMAQALVKFLDNQYVEVDGVESKFIAGVFTIFGHGNVLGLGQALEQDSGDLVVHQGRNEQGMAHAAIGFAKQNLRRKIYACTSSVGPGAANMLTAAATATANRIPLLLLPGDVYASRQPDPVLQQIEQFHDLSISTNDAFKAVSKYWDRINRPEQLMSAAIHAMRVLTDPAETGAVTLALPQDVQAEAYDYPDYFLQKRVHRIDRRLPTQAMLADAQAIVQRKRKPLIICGGGVKYAGANAALQAFAERFDIPFAETQAGKSAIVSAHPLNVGGIGETGCLAANLLARDADLIIGIGTRYTDFTTSSKSLFQHPQAEFLNLNISPCDALKLDGVQLLADARAGLEALTEVLASSGYRSEWGDAPQQARARLEAEVDRVYQVDYQQPDFAPEIADHLDPAVLREFIELTGSCLTQSQVLGGLNHTLAEDAVIVAAAGSLPGDLQRAWRSKGVNTYHVEYGYSCMGYEVNAALGVKLAEPDREVYALVGDGSYMMLHSELATSIQERRKINVVLFDNMTFGCINNLQMGNGMDSFGTEFRYRNPETGKLDGGFVPVDFAMSAAAYGCKTYKVSTLEQLHAALADARLQSVSTLIDIKVLPKTMIHSYLTWWRVGVAQVSTSARTDAAAHQSNIALSKARQY; from the coding sequence ATGAGTACGACACGATTGACCATGGCCCAGGCCCTGGTGAAATTTCTCGATAACCAATACGTTGAAGTGGACGGGGTCGAGAGCAAGTTTATCGCCGGTGTGTTCACCATCTTTGGCCACGGCAACGTGCTGGGCCTGGGGCAGGCGTTGGAGCAGGACAGCGGTGACCTGGTGGTGCACCAGGGCCGCAACGAACAGGGCATGGCCCACGCGGCAATCGGCTTTGCCAAGCAAAACCTGCGGCGCAAGATCTACGCCTGCACCTCGTCGGTCGGTCCGGGGGCGGCCAATATGCTGACCGCTGCGGCCACTGCCACGGCCAACCGGATTCCGCTGCTGCTATTACCGGGTGACGTATACGCCAGCCGCCAGCCTGATCCGGTGCTGCAGCAGATCGAACAGTTCCATGACCTGAGCATCAGCACCAACGATGCGTTCAAGGCCGTAAGCAAATACTGGGACCGTATCAACCGTCCCGAACAGTTGATGAGTGCGGCGATCCACGCCATGCGGGTGCTGACCGATCCGGCCGAGACTGGCGCCGTGACGCTGGCCTTGCCTCAGGACGTGCAGGCTGAAGCCTACGATTACCCTGATTACTTTCTGCAAAAGCGTGTGCATCGCATTGACCGGCGCTTACCGACCCAAGCCATGCTGGCTGACGCCCAGGCCATCGTTCAACGCAAGCGCAAACCGCTGATCATCTGCGGTGGCGGGGTCAAATACGCCGGTGCCAATGCGGCACTGCAGGCTTTTGCCGAGCGCTTTGACATTCCGTTCGCTGAAACCCAAGCCGGTAAAAGCGCCATCGTCTCGGCGCACCCGCTGAACGTTGGCGGCATCGGCGAAACCGGTTGCCTGGCCGCCAACCTGTTGGCCAGGGACGCGGACCTGATCATCGGCATCGGTACGCGCTATACCGACTTCACCACCTCGTCGAAATCACTCTTCCAGCACCCGCAGGCAGAATTTCTCAACCTGAATATCAGCCCGTGCGATGCCCTCAAACTGGATGGCGTGCAGCTACTGGCTGATGCCAGGGCCGGGCTTGAAGCATTGACCGAGGTCCTGGCCAGCAGTGGTTATCGTTCCGAGTGGGGCGATGCACCGCAACAAGCCAGAGCCCGGCTGGAAGCCGAAGTGGACCGGGTGTATCAGGTGGATTATCAGCAACCGGACTTTGCCCCCGAGATCGCAGACCATCTGGACCCGGCCGTGCTGCGCGAGTTTATCGAGCTGACCGGTTCCTGCCTGACCCAAAGCCAGGTACTGGGGGGACTCAATCACACCCTGGCCGAGGATGCGGTGATTGTCGCAGCGGCCGGCAGCCTGCCCGGTGACTTGCAGCGGGCATGGCGCAGCAAGGGGGTGAACACTTACCACGTTGAATACGGTTATTCATGCATGGGCTATGAAGTGAACGCCGCGCTGGGGGTCAAACTCGCCGAGCCCGACCGTGAGGTCTATGCGCTGGTCGGTGACGGCTCCTACATGATGCTGCACTCCGAACTCGCCACCTCGATTCAGGAGCGGCGCAAGATCAACGTGGTGCTGTTCGACAACATGACCTTTGGCTGCATCAACAACCTGCAGATGGGCAACGGGATGGACAGCTTTGGCACCGAGTTCCGCTATCGCAATCCTGAAACCGGCAAGCTCGACGGCGGTTTTGTGCCGGTCGATTTCGCCATGAGCGCTGCGGCCTATGGCTGCAAGACCTACAAAGTGAGCACTCTTGAGCAACTGCATGCGGCCCTGGCTGATGCACGCTTGCAGAGCGTCTCGACCCTGATCGACATCAAAGTGCTGCCCAAAACCATGATTCACAGCTACCTGACCTGGTGGCGGGTCGGTGTGGCACAAGTCTCCACCAGCGCCCGCACGGACGCCGCGGCACACCAGTCGAACATCGCACTTTCCAAGGCACGCCAGTACTGA